One stretch of Cyanobium sp. Tous-M-B4 DNA includes these proteins:
- a CDS encoding cAMP phosphodiesterase → MPRSFLAPLLVLPLLLVPAAALAAPATEAEMNLYTRIAAVNVCIARGAGVPFDKAVGIAGETVAQLIQGQHDGVISQVGAKPLSIDDLRKGSINSAVLGAAEICPKEVPADVMAKVQDAIKQSPDAKPAVKPATPKAVTPKAVTPKPATPK, encoded by the coding sequence ATGCCCCGTAGTTTTCTGGCTCCCCTGCTGGTGCTTCCCCTGCTGCTGGTGCCCGCAGCGGCCCTGGCCGCTCCAGCCACTGAGGCGGAAATGAACCTGTACACCCGTATTGCAGCCGTAAACGTATGCATTGCCAGGGGGGCAGGGGTTCCCTTCGATAAAGCGGTGGGCATTGCTGGCGAAACCGTCGCCCAGCTGATTCAGGGCCAGCACGATGGTGTAATCAGCCAGGTGGGAGCTAAGCCGCTCAGCATCGACGACCTGCGCAAGGGATCGATCAACTCGGCTGTCCTCGGTGCCGCTGAGATCTGCCCCAAGGAGGTGCCTGCAGATGTGATGGCCAAGGTGCAAGACGCCATCAAGCAGTCGCCAGATGCCAAGCCAGCAGTGAAGCCCGCCACCCCTAAGGCCGTTACTCCTAAGGCCGTTACTCCCAAGCCCGCTACCCCCAAGTAA
- the pepN gene encoding aminopeptidase N: MPLVRLADYRPAPYLLERTDLTVQLHSGHTEVLARLAFLPNPLAQPGPLVLQGVDLELLELRLDGELLPAEAFELSDDQLVITQPPAGVFQLQSRVRIHPETNSTLEGLYASGGLFTTQCEAEGFRRITFHPDRPDLLSRFQVRIEADRASCPVLLSNGNCLDSGDLDDGRHFAVWDDPFPKPSYLFALVAGQLEEVKDSFTTASGRAVALRIHVEPGDAPYTAHAMASLKRSMAWDEQRYGLEYDLDEFNIVAVRHFNMGAMENKSLNIFNSKLVLADAETATDGELERIESVIAHEYFHNWTGNRITCRDWFQLSLKEGLTVFRDQSFTEDMHGAALNRIENVSMLRNSQFREDAGPTAHPVQPDAYQAIDNFYTTTIYEKGSELIRMLHTLLGEEAFMRGMALYVSRHDGTAATCEDFVQAMQDAAPVPPPFDFAQFRRWYHQAGTPRLHIQRHWDGEAGVLELQVQQHTPATPGQSEKQPLVIPLALGFLGQGGESLPVRLEGEPAPARLAGDGTRLLVIDQPQQTLRLVGLPQQHHPPALSLLRHFSAPVILEMGRPTAELVHLLAADSDPFARWDAGQVLLRQAVLARAAGSADGLLEEELIDAFGRILADPSLSEASRSVLLALPGLPELEDAAVAIGAEPDPPALFAALLALQQRFGAALAVPLTAALERCTPQWSLAWPAGNGDRLLTGTVWSWRVAAGDAQVAEAAAAAVQGPSMTLARAGLRALQCHPIAERQQAVEAFYQRWQHKPVILDAWFALEASAPFADGLERVARLLEHPRFDPAAPNSVRAVLGGLAGNTAVFHAADGSGYRFMAARIADLDQRNPITASRLAKVFSRWQSYGPARSAAMRAALEQLAAAPLSPNTGEVVSQCLGAD; the protein is encoded by the coding sequence ATGCCGCTCGTGCGCCTCGCCGATTACCGTCCGGCGCCGTATCTGCTTGAGCGCACCGATCTAACGGTGCAGCTCCACTCCGGCCACACCGAGGTGCTGGCCCGGCTGGCCTTCTTGCCCAATCCGCTGGCCCAGCCGGGACCGTTGGTGCTCCAGGGCGTCGACTTGGAGCTGCTGGAATTGCGTCTCGATGGCGAGCTCCTGCCGGCTGAGGCCTTTGAGCTCAGCGACGACCAGCTGGTGATCACCCAGCCTCCCGCTGGGGTTTTTCAGCTGCAGAGCCGGGTGCGCATCCACCCGGAAACCAACAGCACCCTTGAAGGCCTCTACGCCAGTGGCGGGCTGTTCACGACCCAGTGCGAAGCCGAGGGATTTCGGCGTATCACCTTTCACCCCGACCGCCCCGATCTGCTCAGTCGCTTTCAGGTGCGGATCGAAGCCGATCGGGCCAGCTGTCCGGTGCTGCTCTCCAACGGCAACTGCCTAGACAGCGGCGACCTCGACGACGGCCGCCACTTCGCTGTTTGGGACGACCCTTTCCCCAAACCCTCCTATTTATTTGCCCTGGTGGCGGGCCAGCTTGAAGAGGTGAAAGACAGCTTCACCACCGCCAGCGGCCGTGCCGTGGCCCTGCGCATCCACGTGGAACCAGGCGATGCGCCTTACACCGCCCACGCCATGGCGTCGCTGAAACGCTCGATGGCCTGGGATGAGCAGCGCTACGGCCTCGAATACGACCTCGATGAGTTCAACATCGTGGCGGTGCGCCACTTCAATATGGGCGCGATGGAGAATAAAAGCCTCAATATCTTTAATTCCAAGCTGGTGCTAGCCGACGCCGAAACCGCTACCGATGGCGAGCTTGAGCGGATCGAGAGCGTGATTGCCCACGAGTATTTCCACAACTGGACAGGCAATCGCATCACCTGTCGCGACTGGTTCCAGCTGTCGCTCAAAGAAGGGCTAACCGTGTTTCGCGACCAGAGCTTCACGGAAGATATGCACGGTGCGGCATTGAATCGCATCGAAAATGTTTCGATGTTGCGTAATAGCCAGTTTCGTGAAGATGCCGGCCCCACTGCCCATCCCGTGCAGCCTGATGCTTATCAGGCGATCGACAACTTCTACACCACCACGATCTATGAAAAGGGATCGGAACTTATTCGTATGTTGCATACCCTGCTGGGTGAGGAGGCGTTCATGCGGGGGATGGCGCTCTACGTGAGCCGCCACGACGGCACCGCCGCTACCTGCGAAGACTTCGTGCAGGCGATGCAGGATGCCGCGCCCGTGCCGCCGCCCTTTGATTTCGCCCAATTTCGCCGTTGGTATCACCAGGCCGGCACGCCGCGGCTGCACATCCAGCGCCACTGGGATGGCGAAGCGGGCGTGCTGGAGCTGCAGGTGCAACAACACACCCCAGCCACACCCGGCCAGAGCGAAAAGCAGCCGCTGGTGATTCCCCTCGCCCTGGGGTTCCTGGGTCAGGGCGGCGAATCCCTGCCCGTGCGGCTTGAGGGGGAACCAGCCCCAGCCCGACTAGCCGGCGATGGCACCCGCCTGCTGGTGATCGACCAGCCCCAGCAAACCTTGCGTTTGGTGGGGTTGCCCCAGCAGCACCATCCACCGGCCCTTTCCCTGCTGCGCCATTTTTCAGCGCCGGTGATCCTGGAAATGGGCCGGCCCACCGCCGAGCTGGTGCACCTGCTGGCTGCCGATAGCGATCCTTTTGCCCGCTGGGATGCGGGCCAGGTGCTGCTGCGCCAAGCCGTGCTGGCCCGCGCCGCAGGCAGCGCCGATGGCCTGCTGGAAGAGGAGCTGATCGATGCCTTCGGCCGGATCCTGGCCGATCCCTCCCTATCTGAGGCCAGCCGCAGCGTGTTGCTGGCCTTGCCAGGTTTGCCCGAGCTCGAAGATGCCGCCGTTGCCATTGGCGCTGAGCCCGATCCACCGGCCCTATTTGCGGCGCTGCTTGCCCTGCAGCAGCGTTTTGGTGCGGCCTTGGCCGTGCCCCTGACCGCTGCTCTGGAGCGCTGCACGCCCCAGTGGAGCCTGGCCTGGCCCGCTGGTAATGGCGATCGCCTGCTTACGGGCACCGTGTGGAGCTGGCGGGTGGCCGCCGGTGATGCGCAGGTTGCGGAGGCTGCAGCGGCGGCGGTGCAAGGCCCCTCGATGACCCTGGCTCGCGCTGGCCTCAGGGCCCTGCAGTGCCATCCGATCGCTGAGCGCCAGCAGGCGGTGGAGGCTTTTTACCAACGCTGGCAGCACAAGCCGGTGATCCTTGATGCCTGGTTTGCCCTTGAAGCTTCTGCGCCCTTTGCCGATGGCCTGGAGCGGGTGGCTCGCCTGCTGGAACACCCCCGCTTTGATCCCGCCGCGCCCAATTCGGTGCGGGCCGTGCTCGGGGGGCTCGCCGGTAATACGGCGGTGTTCCATGCGGCCGATGGCTCCGGCTATCGCTTCATGGCAGCTCGCATCGCCGATCTCGACCAGCGCAACCCGATCACGGCCTCTCGACTGGCCAAGGTGTTTAGCCGCTGGCAGAGCTACGGACCAGCCCGTTCAGCCGCGATGCGCGCAGCCCTCGAGCAGCTCGCTGCAGCACCGCTTTCGCCCAATACCGGCGAGGTGGTGAGCCAGTGCCTCGGCGCTGATTAA
- a CDS encoding glycoside hydrolase family 10 protein codes for MPAAASILLTLPWAATAPLLAQAQPAPPRRIGVWLTNSPSPLYYDPARIDRAVQELAEAGFNTLYPNVWSRGTTFHRSLHAPMEPALAKANPNLDPICRFTKAAHRRGLQVIPWFEYGLMEPADAAVVRQNPDWVLQRRDGSSEMVMHGKPMVWLNPAHPGVRQRFLGLIGEIVQRCSVDGIQLDDHFAWPVELGYDPTSRELFRAATGREPPDDHTDRAWMRWRRQQLTALLRELRGQLKPSGTVISLSPGPFRFAYNHWLQDWELWSLGELIDDLVVQNYAHSVKGFEKDLNQPALVKARSWGMPVEIGILAGFGGRTPTMATLGQKAQLSLQRGHGVIYFYWEGLWGLHAGPEGAAYRQAAFRQLHQSYRR; via the coding sequence TTGCCTGCTGCGGCGAGCATTTTGCTCACCCTGCCTTGGGCTGCCACCGCTCCGCTGCTGGCCCAAGCGCAGCCAGCTCCACCCCGGCGTATCGGCGTGTGGCTCACCAATAGCCCCAGCCCGCTCTATTACGACCCCGCCCGCATCGATCGGGCGGTGCAGGAACTGGCAGAAGCGGGCTTCAACACCCTCTATCCCAACGTGTGGAGCAGGGGAACCACCTTCCACCGCTCCCTCCATGCGCCGATGGAGCCGGCCCTAGCGAAAGCCAATCCCAACCTCGATCCGATCTGCCGCTTCACCAAGGCCGCCCATCGCCGCGGCCTGCAGGTGATCCCCTGGTTTGAGTACGGCCTGATGGAGCCGGCCGACGCAGCCGTGGTGCGCCAAAACCCCGACTGGGTGCTGCAGCGCCGTGATGGCAGCAGTGAGATGGTCATGCACGGCAAGCCAATGGTGTGGCTCAACCCGGCCCACCCGGGGGTGCGGCAGCGCTTTCTTGGCCTGATCGGCGAGATAGTGCAGCGCTGCAGCGTCGATGGCATCCAGCTCGACGACCACTTTGCCTGGCCCGTGGAGCTCGGCTACGACCCCACCAGTCGCGAATTATTCCGGGCGGCCACGGGCCGGGAGCCGCCAGACGACCACACGGATCGGGCCTGGATGCGCTGGCGGCGTCAGCAGCTCACCGCCCTGCTGCGGGAGCTGCGGGGCCAGCTCAAGCCCTCTGGCACGGTGATCAGCCTCTCGCCAGGCCCCTTCCGCTTTGCTTACAACCACTGGCTGCAGGACTGGGAGCTTTGGTCCTTAGGCGAGCTGATCGACGACCTTGTAGTGCAGAACTACGCCCACTCGGTGAAGGGCTTCGAAAAGGACCTCAACCAACCGGCTCTGGTGAAGGCGCGCAGCTGGGGCATGCCTGTGGAGATCGGCATCCTGGCGGGCTTTGGTGGCCGCACCCCCACCATGGCGACCCTGGGCCAGAAAGCCCAGCTGTCGCTGCAGCGGGGCCATGGCGTGATCTATTTCTACTGGGAGGGACTTTGGGGTTTGCACGCCGGGCCTGAGGGGGCTGCCTACCGCCAAGCTGCCTTCCGCCAGCTACACCAGAGCTACCGGCGCTGA
- a CDS encoding ribose-phosphate pyrophosphokinase — MTSFLTADRVAPQGSASQPNHDTRRLRLFSGTSNQALAQEIGTYLGVPDGPRVIKRFADGELYIQIQESIRGCDVFLIQPTCAPVNDHLMELLIMVDACKRASARQITAVIPYYGYARADRKTAGRESITAKLVANLLAKSGVDRVLAMDLHSAQIQGYFDIPCDHIYGSPVLVDYLRTRDLGEVVVVSPDVGGVARARAFAKQMNDAPLAIIDKRRSGHNVAESLTVIGDVVGKTAILIDDMIDTGGTICAGARLLRQRGATRVLACASHAVFSPPAIERMSEPGLFEEVLVTNSIPRRDDDRFPQLQVLSVAKMLGEAIWRIHEESSVSSMFR; from the coding sequence GTGACCAGTTTTCTGACCGCTGATCGCGTGGCACCCCAGGGCAGCGCGAGCCAGCCGAATCACGACACCCGGCGTCTGCGGCTGTTCAGTGGCACCTCCAACCAAGCCCTGGCTCAGGAAATTGGCACCTATCTGGGCGTGCCAGATGGGCCGCGGGTGATCAAACGCTTCGCAGACGGCGAGCTTTACATCCAGATTCAGGAGTCGATCCGCGGCTGCGATGTCTTCCTGATCCAGCCCACCTGCGCCCCGGTGAACGATCACCTGATGGAGCTGCTGATCATGGTGGATGCCTGCAAGCGGGCCTCGGCCCGGCAGATCACCGCGGTGATCCCTTATTACGGATACGCCCGCGCCGACCGCAAGACCGCCGGACGGGAATCGATCACCGCCAAACTCGTTGCCAACCTGCTGGCTAAATCAGGGGTGGATCGGGTGCTGGCAATGGACCTGCACTCCGCCCAGATCCAGGGCTATTTCGACATCCCCTGCGACCACATCTATGGCTCGCCGGTGCTGGTCGACTATCTGCGCACCCGCGACCTTGGTGAAGTGGTGGTGGTGTCCCCGGACGTGGGAGGTGTGGCGCGGGCCCGGGCCTTCGCCAAGCAGATGAATGACGCACCCCTAGCGATCATCGACAAGCGTCGCTCCGGTCACAACGTGGCCGAAAGCCTCACCGTGATTGGCGATGTGGTGGGCAAGACCGCAATCCTGATCGACGACATGATCGACACCGGCGGCACGATCTGTGCCGGTGCCCGGCTGCTGCGGCAGCGGGGGGCAACCCGGGTGCTGGCCTGCGCCAGCCACGCGGTGTTTTCCCCGCCGGCAATCGAGCGGATGTCGGAGCCTGGGTTATTCGAGGAGGTGCTTGTCACCAACAGCATTCCCCGCCGCGATGACGACCGCTTCCCCCAGCTTCAGGTGCTCTCGGTGGCCAAGATGCTCGGCGAAGCGATCTGGCGCATCCACGAGGAGAGCTCGGTGAGCTCGATGTTCCGCTGA
- a CDS encoding LCP family protein — protein MARRSAPSQPRRGPTLLRLGALAVGMAMGAGLIGVLWPIGDRATEPLQQLTPADLAKPPSRSITMLVIGLDSERPGDPLNKAAPRGAANADALLLVRVNPQGPLQVLSLPPNLAVQLPGQKRPQSLGSLYRIGGVALTADAVSNLVGLDSGQPARFLVLGRSNLRSLVDGLGSIAANPTLALRYNDKSQRFSINLQGGLQRLKGNQVEQLVRYRDPDRPEESRQDNQQLVVRSLLRELALPEQLGQLANLLKSLNNQGVVTNLSQPETLSLLAAGLDQAESVQFTSLPLAPAPEPAPEPNSSRGGKLSLREISSSAPEPLWPVAASSTAEQ, from the coding sequence ATGGCCCGACGTTCCGCCCCAAGCCAGCCCCGCCGGGGACCCACCCTGTTGCGGCTGGGTGCGTTAGCCGTGGGCATGGCCATGGGCGCTGGTCTGATCGGTGTGCTCTGGCCCATAGGCGACCGTGCCACAGAACCGCTGCAGCAGCTGACGCCTGCCGACTTAGCCAAGCCCCCCAGCCGCAGCATCACCATGCTGGTGATCGGCCTGGACAGCGAGCGTCCCGGCGATCCGCTCAACAAGGCCGCTCCCCGGGGGGCAGCCAACGCCGATGCCCTGCTGCTGGTGCGGGTTAATCCCCAGGGGCCCCTGCAGGTGCTCAGCCTGCCGCCCAACCTGGCCGTGCAACTGCCGGGCCAGAAACGCCCCCAGAGTCTCGGCAGCCTGTATCGCATCGGCGGCGTAGCCCTCACCGCTGATGCGGTGAGCAACCTGGTGGGCCTCGACTCGGGCCAGCCAGCGCGCTTTTTGGTGCTGGGCCGCTCCAACCTGCGCAGCCTGGTGGATGGCCTGGGCAGCATCGCCGCCAATCCCACCCTGGCTCTTCGCTACAACGACAAGAGCCAGCGCTTCAGCATCAACCTTCAGGGCGGACTGCAACGGCTCAAGGGCAACCAGGTGGAGCAACTGGTGCGCTACCGCGATCCAGACCGGCCTGAGGAGAGTCGCCAGGACAACCAGCAGCTGGTGGTTCGCAGCCTGCTGCGGGAGCTGGCCCTGCCGGAGCAGCTGGGCCAACTTGCCAATTTGCTCAAATCACTCAACAACCAGGGGGTTGTCACCAACTTGAGCCAGCCAGAAACCCTGAGCCTGCTGGCGGCTGGCCTAGATCAGGCCGAGAGCGTGCAATTCACCAGCCTGCCCCTTGCCCCGGCACCCGAACCGGCACCCGAACCCAACAGCAGCCGAGGGGGAAAACTGAGCCTGCGCGAGATCAGCAGCAGCGCCCCTGAGCCCCTCTGGCCGGTAGCGGCTAGCTCAACGGCTGAGCAATAG
- a CDS encoding Coenzyme F420 hydrogenase/dehydrogenase, beta subunit C-terminal domain — translation MAATAPHERARPLAKGSVYPAKDLCSQCGLCDSRWVAYVKNSCAFLEQRFEAMEAAAHGRSRDLDNEEELYFGVQQRMLTARLQQPIEGAQWTGIVSRIGVRALETGLVDAVLCVGQSEEDRFTPVPRLARTPEEVLSARVNKPTLSPNLEVLEQLPGSGIRKLLAIGVGCQIQALRAVQPTLPLDELYVLGLPCVDNVSRAGLQTFLDSTVSSPETVVHYEFMQDFRIHFRHSDGREETVPFFGLDTPKLKDVFAPSCLSCFDYTNAGADLVVGYMGATFGRQWLTVRNPRGQLLLDLVEEELDVAPVTSSGERFAAVQQGIEAYDKALKLPMWLANLIGLVVQRLGPKGLEYGRFSIDSHFTRNALWLRRNHPEKLEAHIPAFAKAIISRYRLPAS, via the coding sequence ATGGCTGCAACTGCTCCCCATGAGCGCGCCCGGCCCCTGGCCAAGGGCAGCGTCTATCCCGCCAAAGATTTATGCAGCCAGTGCGGTCTGTGTGACAGCCGCTGGGTTGCTTACGTGAAAAACAGCTGCGCCTTTCTGGAGCAGCGCTTTGAGGCTATGGAGGCTGCGGCCCATGGCCGTAGCCGCGACCTCGACAACGAGGAGGAGCTTTATTTCGGGGTGCAGCAGCGCATGCTCACCGCCCGGCTCCAGCAACCGATCGAAGGGGCCCAGTGGACGGGGATCGTCAGCCGCATCGGTGTGCGGGCCCTGGAAACTGGCCTTGTCGACGCGGTGCTTTGCGTTGGCCAAAGCGAGGAGGATCGCTTCACGCCCGTGCCCCGCCTCGCCCGCACCCCGGAGGAGGTGCTCAGTGCCCGGGTGAATAAGCCCACCCTGTCCCCAAATCTGGAGGTGCTGGAGCAGCTGCCCGGCAGCGGCATCCGCAAGCTGCTGGCGATCGGTGTGGGCTGCCAGATCCAGGCCCTGCGGGCGGTGCAACCCACCCTGCCCCTCGACGAGCTCTACGTGCTGGGCTTGCCCTGCGTTGACAACGTCAGTCGAGCGGGCCTGCAGACCTTCCTCGACAGCACCGTCAGCTCGCCAGAGACGGTGGTGCACTACGAGTTCATGCAGGACTTCCGCATCCACTTCCGCCACAGCGACGGCCGCGAGGAAACGGTGCCTTTCTTTGGTTTGGATACACCCAAGCTCAAGGATGTATTTGCTCCCAGTTGTTTGAGTTGTTTCGACTACACCAACGCCGGCGCCGATCTGGTGGTGGGCTACATGGGCGCGACCTTCGGCCGCCAATGGCTCACGGTGCGCAACCCCAGGGGCCAGTTGTTGCTGGATCTGGTGGAGGAGGAGCTCGACGTGGCACCAGTTACCTCCAGTGGTGAGCGTTTTGCGGCGGTGCAGCAGGGCATCGAGGCCTACGACAAGGCCCTGAAGCTGCCCATGTGGTTGGCCAACCTGATCGGTTTGGTGGTGCAGCGTCTCGGGCCGAAGGGCCTGGAATATGGCCGCTTTTCGATCGACTCCCACTTCACCCGCAACGCCCTCTGGTTGCGGCGTAACCACCCAGAAAAGCTCGAAGCCCACATTCCGGCGTTTGCCAAGGCCATCATTAGCCGATATCGGCTGCCGGCCTCGTGA
- the malQ gene encoding 4-alpha-glucanotransferase: protein MNQAHRHAGVLLHPTSLPGKGGCGSFGQAAHDWLDLLGRHRIGVWQLLPLAPPDGTGSPYSSPSGSALNPWLLDGERLRQEGFLQPEDLEALPGAALTAGPMDLSVVAVRSTALGEALVRRWGAQPAEQQRAFARWRRSQRRWLPDHALFMVIRRLQGGQPWWQWPAPLAQRQRRALARIAADHADWLLQEQLLQWQLQRQWQQLRRQASQAGVQLLGDLPFYVAHDSADVWAHRSLFSLRPDGSLTAQSGVPPDYFSATGQLWGTPVYRWPRHLLSGFSWWLARLQRQFELFDQLRLDHFRALQAFWSVPGDAPTAENGRWRWFPGWPLLALLWLRRGRHLPLIAEDLGVITPAVEALRDGFDLPGMKILQFAFDGDPNNPYLPANIRGRRWVVYTGTHDNATSVGWWQSLGDDARQRVAEAVGAPITAPAWQLLELALASSADLAVAPLQDLLELDDRARFNTPGTSSGNWTWRLQQPVASLDGALQGYGAMAARYGRAASAGELN from the coding sequence GTGAATCAGGCCCACCGCCATGCCGGGGTGCTGCTGCACCCCACCTCCCTGCCCGGTAAGGGTGGTTGCGGCAGCTTTGGCCAGGCTGCTCACGATTGGCTTGACCTCCTCGGTCGCCATCGCATTGGCGTTTGGCAACTGCTGCCCCTTGCTCCCCCCGACGGCACCGGTTCGCCCTACAGCTCCCCTAGCGGCTCGGCCCTCAACCCCTGGCTGCTGGATGGCGAGCGGTTGCGGCAGGAGGGCTTTTTGCAGCCAGAGGACCTGGAGGCCCTACCTGGAGCTGCGCTGACGGCCGGGCCGATGGATTTGTCTGTGGTTGCGGTCCGTAGTACGGCTTTGGGAGAGGCTTTGGTCCGCCGCTGGGGCGCCCAGCCCGCGGAGCAGCAACGGGCTTTTGCCCGCTGGCGGCGCAGCCAACGGCGCTGGCTGCCAGACCACGCCCTATTCATGGTGATTCGCCGGCTCCAGGGCGGCCAGCCCTGGTGGCAGTGGCCGGCGCCCCTGGCCCAGCGTCAGCGCCGCGCCCTGGCGCGAATTGCCGCCGATCATGCCGACTGGCTGCTGCAGGAGCAGTTGCTGCAATGGCAGCTGCAGCGCCAGTGGCAGCAGCTGCGCCGCCAGGCCAGCCAGGCCGGCGTGCAGTTGCTGGGCGACCTGCCGTTTTATGTGGCCCACGACAGCGCCGACGTCTGGGCCCACCGCTCCTTGTTTTCCCTGCGCCCCGATGGCTCGCTCACGGCCCAGAGCGGCGTGCCACCGGACTACTTTTCGGCCACCGGCCAGCTCTGGGGCACTCCTGTTTACCGCTGGCCCAGGCACCTGCTCAGTGGCTTCAGCTGGTGGCTGGCCCGCCTGCAGCGCCAATTTGAATTGTTCGACCAGCTGCGGCTCGATCACTTCCGAGCCCTGCAGGCCTTCTGGAGCGTGCCGGGTGATGCCCCCACCGCCGAGAATGGCCGCTGGCGCTGGTTTCCAGGCTGGCCGCTGCTGGCCTTGCTCTGGCTGCGCCGCGGCAGGCACCTGCCCCTAATTGCTGAGGATCTTGGTGTGATCACCCCGGCGGTGGAGGCCCTGCGAGATGGTTTCGACTTGCCAGGCATGAAAATCCTGCAGTTCGCCTTTGATGGCGACCCCAACAACCCCTACTTACCAGCCAACATCCGCGGTCGCCGCTGGGTGGTGTACACCGGCACCCACGACAACGCCACCAGCGTTGGCTGGTGGCAGAGCCTCGGTGACGACGCCCGTCAGCGGGTGGCCGAGGCGGTGGGTGCACCGATCACGGCGCCGGCCTGGCAGTTGCTGGAGCTGGCCCTGGCGAGCTCTGCCGACCTAGCCGTGGCCCCCTTGCAGGATCTGCTGGAGCTCGATGACCGGGCCCGCTTCAATACTCCAGGCACCAGTTCGGGCAACTGGACTTGGCGCCTACAGCAGCCGGTGGCCAGTCTGGACGGGGCCCTGCAGGGCTATGGCGCCATGGCGGCGCGCTATGGCCGGGCGGCCTCTGCTGGTGAGCTGAACTGA
- a CDS encoding helix-turn-helix transcriptional regulator, whose amino-acid sequence MLAAGQRLRLRREERGLSLRDLALQTRISAAVLEALERGWRDRLPEATYLRTMVPLIERHLELPAGSLETVLPSSEQLRFQGQRREPLLRRFTPGSIDVFTTWQGTLLYGLLTLGLIYAVNLQQQQLAARGLLALRPISPLPARDQAKPPRPDQALLQLYPELRPLELAARGQGVGQLRRAKPSQIPAAGVLELQLSQPSQLTLESASGVRTNLRNSSGSLSLPLSGGFRLSLNPPPSAGDQVSWNGSPLQPVKGQPGQFSSPAEAARP is encoded by the coding sequence TTGCTGGCAGCAGGCCAGCGGCTGCGGCTGCGGCGCGAGGAACGGGGCCTAAGCCTGCGGGATCTCGCCCTGCAAACACGTATCAGCGCAGCAGTGCTGGAGGCCCTAGAGCGAGGCTGGCGCGACCGCCTACCGGAAGCCACCTACCTGCGCACCATGGTGCCGCTGATCGAGCGGCACCTAGAGCTGCCAGCGGGCAGCTTAGAAACGGTGCTGCCAAGCAGCGAGCAGCTCCGTTTTCAGGGCCAAAGGCGAGAGCCCCTGCTACGTCGTTTCACGCCGGGCTCAATCGATGTATTCACCACCTGGCAGGGCACGCTGCTCTACGGCCTACTGACCCTGGGCCTGATCTACGCGGTGAACCTGCAGCAGCAGCAACTGGCAGCACGAGGGCTGCTGGCGCTACGGCCGATTTCGCCGCTACCTGCCAGGGACCAGGCCAAACCGCCGCGGCCTGATCAAGCCCTGCTGCAGCTATATCCCGAACTGCGCCCCCTGGAGCTGGCCGCCAGGGGCCAGGGGGTTGGGCAACTGCGGCGGGCAAAGCCAAGCCAAATTCCAGCGGCCGGAGTGCTGGAGCTGCAATTAAGCCAGCCCAGCCAGCTGACGCTGGAGAGCGCCAGCGGAGTTCGCACCAACCTGCGTAACAGCAGCGGCAGCCTCAGCCTGCCCCTCAGTGGCGGCTTCCGCCTCAGCCTCAACCCTCCACCCAGCGCCGGCGATCAAGTGAGCTGGAACGGCTCGCCCCTGCAGCCAGTCAAGGGCCAGCCCGGTCAGTTCAGCTCACCAGCAGAGGCCGCCCGGCCATAG
- a CDS encoding pseudouridine synthase, producing the protein MASERLQKLIANAGLCSRRQAEQLLGQGLVQVNGAVAQLGDRADPERDRITVRGEPLAARPQPLLLLLNKPVGVVCSCHDPEGRTTVLDLLPDELRHGSGLHPVGRLDANSRGALLLSNQGEVTLRLTHPRYGHRKTYRVWVKGQPDDQVLERWAAGVPLDGQASQPVGLALIQRRPQATEIELRMGEGRNRQIRRTAEALGHPVLDLQRLAIGPLQLGALPEGRWRRLDRQEWQLLNPTPPP; encoded by the coding sequence ATGGCCTCTGAGCGGCTGCAAAAACTGATAGCCAACGCCGGGCTCTGCTCCCGGCGCCAGGCAGAACAGCTGCTGGGCCAAGGCCTGGTGCAGGTGAATGGTGCCGTAGCCCAGCTGGGCGATCGGGCCGACCCAGAGCGCGATCGCATCACCGTGCGGGGAGAGCCCCTGGCGGCCCGGCCCCAGCCCCTGCTGCTGCTGCTCAACAAACCGGTGGGAGTGGTTTGCAGCTGCCACGACCCCGAGGGGCGAACCACCGTGCTGGACCTGCTGCCAGACGAACTGCGCCACGGCAGCGGACTCCACCCGGTGGGCCGGCTCGATGCCAACAGCCGCGGCGCCCTGCTGCTCAGCAACCAGGGGGAGGTAACCCTGCGGCTCACCCATCCCCGCTACGGCCACCGCAAGACTTACCGGGTGTGGGTGAAGGGCCAACCGGATGACCAGGTGCTGGAGCGCTGGGCCGCCGGAGTGCCCCTTGATGGCCAGGCCAGCCAACCGGTGGGGCTGGCGCTGATTCAAAGGCGCCCCCAGGCAACCGAAATCGAACTGCGGATGGGAGAGGGACGCAACCGTCAGATCCGGCGCACTGCCGAGGCCCTTGGCCACCCCGTGCTCGATCTGCAGCGGCTGGCAATCGGCCCCCTGCAGCTGGGCGCATTGCCCGAAGGTCGCTGGCGGCGCCTCGATCGCCAAGAATGGCAACTGCTTAATCCCACACCCCCACCCTGA